The following coding sequences are from one Delphinus delphis chromosome 19, mDelDel1.2, whole genome shotgun sequence window:
- the LOC132414390 gene encoding large ribosomal subunit protein uL15-like, producing the protein MPSRIRKTRKLRGHVSHSHGRIGKHRKHPGGRGNVGGMHHHRINFDKYHPGYFGKVGMRHYHLKRDQSFCPSINLDKLWTLVSEQTRVNAAKSKTGAAPVTDVVRSGYYKVLGEGKLPKQAVILKAKFFSRRAEEKIKGVGGPCVLVA; encoded by the coding sequence ATGCCATCCAGAATAAGGAAGACCCGGAAACTTAGGGGCCACGTGAGCCACAGCCACGGCCGCATCGGCAAACACCGGAAGCACCCGGGAGGCCGCGGTAATGTTGGTGGCATGCATCACCACAGGATCAACTTCGACAAATATCACCCAGGATACTTTGGGAAAGTTGGTATGAGGCATTACCACTTAAAGAGGGACCAGAGCTTCTGCCCAAGCATCAACCTTGATAAACTGTGGACCTTGGTCAGTGAGCAGACACGGGTAAATGCCGCCAAGAGCAAGACTGGAGCTGCTCCTGTCACTGATGTGGTGCGATCGGGTTACTACAAAGTTCTGGGGGAGGGAAAGCTCCCAAAGCAGGCTGTCATCCTTAAGGCCAAGTTCTTCAGCAGAAGAGCTGAGGAGAAGATTAAGGGTGTGGGTGGGCCTTGTGTCCTGGTAGCTTGA